In one window of Caballeronia sp. TF1N1 DNA:
- a CDS encoding transporter substrate-binding domain-containing protein, producing MKLSTLKKVLVAGLIGASLSAAAHAEDLLDSVKQRGTLRVGLEGTFPPFNSKSPQGELVGYDVDIAKAVAAKLGVKPEFVTTEWSGIIAGLQAGKFDVIVNQVGITDARKATLDFSPAYTYSNAQLIQRADDKREFKTLDELKGKKLGVGLGTNYMDMAKSVPGIDVKTYPGAPEYLRDLAAGRLDAALNDRLMLAYLLKNSQLPLRTGANLDKGSPSGIPFKKGNPKFAKAIDDAMTQLEQDGTFTKISQKWFGIDVTKPAK from the coding sequence ATGAAACTGTCCACGCTCAAGAAAGTGCTCGTCGCCGGTCTGATCGGCGCGTCCCTGTCGGCTGCGGCGCATGCCGAAGACCTGCTCGATTCCGTCAAGCAACGCGGCACGCTGCGCGTCGGTCTGGAGGGCACCTTCCCCCCGTTCAACTCGAAGTCGCCGCAAGGCGAGCTGGTCGGTTACGACGTGGATATCGCCAAGGCGGTTGCCGCCAAGCTCGGCGTGAAGCCCGAGTTCGTGACGACGGAGTGGAGCGGCATCATCGCGGGTCTGCAGGCTGGCAAGTTCGACGTGATCGTGAATCAAGTCGGTATCACCGATGCGCGCAAGGCCACGCTCGACTTCTCGCCCGCCTACACGTACTCGAACGCGCAGCTGATCCAGCGCGCGGATGACAAGCGCGAATTCAAGACGCTCGACGAACTGAAGGGCAAGAAGCTCGGCGTCGGTCTCGGCACGAACTACATGGACATGGCGAAGTCGGTGCCGGGTATCGATGTGAAGACGTATCCGGGCGCGCCCGAATATTTGCGCGATCTGGCAGCCGGCCGTCTGGACGCCGCGCTCAACGACCGTCTGATGCTCGCCTATCTGCTGAAGAACTCGCAACTGCCGCTGCGCACGGGCGCGAATCTCGACAAGGGCAGCCCGTCCGGCATTCCGTTCAAGAAGGGCAACCCGAAGTTCGCCAAGGCGATCGACGACGCCATGACCCAGCTCGAACAGGACGGCACGTTCACGAAGATCTCGCAGAAGTGGTTCGGTATCGACGTGACCAAGCCCGCGAAGTAA
- a CDS encoding amino acid ABC transporter permease encodes MSTTSLLVQSAPVLAQGALLTIKFALYSMFFGLIAGVVLALMGISRSRALVAIGRCYVSVMRGTPLLVQIFVIYYGLPSLGISLDPTPAGVIALSANVAAYLSESMRGAILGIPNGQWLAAYSLGLSRAQTLRYVVGPQALRIAVPSLSNSLISLIKDTSLVSVITVTELLRSAQEVIAATYQPLPLYLAAAFVYWVLCSVLEFVQRRFERRLALPGRH; translated from the coding sequence ATGTCCACGACCTCCCTGCTCGTTCAATCGGCCCCGGTGCTGGCGCAAGGCGCGCTACTGACGATCAAGTTCGCGCTCTATTCGATGTTCTTCGGACTCATCGCGGGCGTCGTCCTGGCGTTGATGGGCATAAGCCGCAGCCGCGCGCTCGTCGCCATCGGCCGCTGCTATGTGAGCGTGATGCGCGGCACGCCGCTGCTCGTGCAGATCTTCGTGATCTACTACGGCCTGCCGAGCCTCGGCATTTCGCTCGACCCGACGCCCGCGGGCGTGATCGCGCTGTCGGCGAACGTCGCGGCGTATCTTTCGGAAAGCATGCGCGGCGCGATTCTCGGCATCCCCAACGGGCAATGGCTCGCCGCCTACAGTCTCGGTTTGTCGCGCGCGCAGACGCTGCGTTACGTGGTCGGGCCGCAAGCCTTGCGCATTGCGGTGCCGAGTTTGTCGAACAGTCTCATCAGCCTGATCAAGGATACGTCGCTCGTCTCGGTCATCACCGTGACGGAGTTGCTGCGCAGCGCGCAGGAAGTGATCGCGGCGACGTATCAGCCGTTGCCGCTTTATCTCGCGGCGGCGTTCGTCTATTGGGTGCTCTGCAGCGTGCTGGAATTCGTGCAGCGCAGGTTCGAAAGACGCCTCGCGCTGCCGGGCCGGCATTGA
- a CDS encoding Gfo/Idh/MocA family protein produces MSNTETNTTTNTGKTNAIRWGIVGAGRIARRFAESLGHVDGAALAGVWSRRAEPARALAAPHGARAFDDLDAMFGEIDAVYIATMQDSHPEYALRAFAAGKAVLCEKPAAVNARTLQIMIDAARASKLLFMEAMKPPFYPLYRRLREHLARDPIGEIGLVRAGCSIAGVPLDHPSFSLEAGGGALLDIGVYEAFLAVDWLGEALDVQTIGRVGETGVDVFASLNVRHERGIAQIFCGLDLQGRGDALIGGTQGTVTIHENWWNPARASIVYTDGRRVELDEPFSGGGLNYETAHFCELLRAGATESPIMPHAMSMRMIAIIDAARRDLNVRFPFEAD; encoded by the coding sequence TTGAGCAATACCGAAACGAACACGACGACGAACACGGGAAAGACGAACGCGATCCGCTGGGGCATCGTGGGTGCGGGACGCATTGCACGGCGCTTTGCCGAAAGCCTGGGGCATGTCGATGGCGCGGCACTCGCGGGCGTCTGGTCACGACGCGCCGAACCCGCTCGCGCGCTGGCGGCACCGCATGGCGCGCGCGCCTTCGACGACCTCGACGCCATGTTCGGCGAGATCGACGCGGTCTATATCGCGACCATGCAGGACAGTCATCCCGAATACGCGCTGCGTGCCTTCGCAGCGGGCAAGGCCGTGCTCTGCGAGAAACCGGCCGCCGTGAACGCGCGCACCTTGCAGATCATGATCGACGCCGCGCGCGCGTCCAAGCTGCTTTTCATGGAAGCGATGAAGCCGCCGTTCTATCCGCTTTATCGCCGCTTGCGCGAGCATCTTGCGCGCGATCCCATCGGCGAGATCGGACTCGTGCGCGCGGGCTGTTCGATAGCCGGCGTGCCGCTCGATCATCCGTCGTTCTCACTCGAAGCGGGCGGCGGCGCGTTGCTCGATATCGGCGTCTACGAAGCGTTTCTGGCGGTCGACTGGCTCGGCGAGGCGCTCGACGTGCAGACGATCGGCCGCGTGGGCGAAACGGGCGTGGATGTCTTCGCGAGCCTCAACGTGCGCCACGAGCGCGGCATCGCGCAGATATTCTGCGGGCTCGATCTGCAAGGTCGTGGCGATGCACTCATCGGCGGCACTCAAGGCACGGTGACGATCCACGAGAACTGGTGGAACCCGGCGCGCGCGAGCATCGTTTATACGGACGGACGCCGCGTCGAACTCGACGAGCCTTTCAGCGGCGGCGGCCTGAACTACGAGACCGCGCACTTCTGCGAGCTGCTGCGCGCGGGCGCCACCGAAAGCCCGATCATGCCGCACGCCATGTCGATGCGCATGATCGCCATCATCGATGCCGCGCGGCGCGATCTGAACGTGCGCTTCCCGTTCGAGGCAGATTAG
- a CDS encoding FadR/GntR family transcriptional regulator, producing the protein MDENKERSLVAKVMDGLVSGIVEQKYGAILPPQDILSKEFDVSRTVMREALSMLLARHMLDVRPKTGTRIRPMSDWRLIDEDVVSWRFRAKPDQTFLRDVIEFRMLIEPRAAALAAARATPDEIAGIRDAFDALSQLQVGEPEYQAADEVLHTRIVAASGNQFFRQMTAIVRGALVTVNPIVDGIESVREATLAAQRLVVEAIESKDTDAAERATRALVDLAAEEVGRAFSLERSSPQYPAQPPSVNAPAGA; encoded by the coding sequence ATGGATGAAAACAAAGAGCGATCGCTGGTGGCGAAGGTCATGGACGGACTCGTCTCAGGGATCGTCGAGCAGAAATATGGGGCGATATTGCCGCCGCAGGACATCCTCTCGAAGGAGTTCGACGTAAGTCGGACCGTCATGCGTGAAGCGCTCTCCATGCTGCTCGCGCGGCATATGCTGGACGTGCGGCCGAAAACCGGCACGCGCATCCGGCCGATGAGCGACTGGCGCCTGATCGACGAAGATGTCGTGAGCTGGCGTTTTCGCGCGAAGCCCGATCAGACGTTTCTGCGCGATGTAATCGAATTCCGCATGCTGATCGAGCCCCGTGCCGCCGCGCTGGCAGCAGCCCGCGCGACGCCTGACGAGATCGCCGGCATTCGCGATGCCTTCGACGCGCTTTCGCAATTGCAGGTTGGCGAGCCGGAATATCAGGCCGCCGACGAAGTGCTGCATACGCGTATCGTGGCGGCGAGCGGCAATCAGTTCTTTCGCCAGATGACGGCGATCGTGCGCGGTGCGCTCGTGACGGTGAATCCGATCGTCGACGGCATCGAGTCGGTGCGCGAAGCGACGCTTGCGGCGCAGCGGCTCGTGGTCGAAGCCATCGAATCGAAAGATACCGATGCAGCCGAGCGCGCGACGCGCGCACTCGTCGACCTCGCGGCGGAAGAAGTGGGCCGCGCGTTCTCGCTCGAGCGCTCGAGCCCGCAGTATCCGGCGCAGCCGCCGAGCGTGAATGCTCCGGCAGGCGCGTAA
- a CDS encoding glycosyltransferase family 4 protein — translation MRIVHLANHAQTIGNGTVNMMVDLACMQARMGQEVIVASSGGGFEPLLRRHGITHIPLQQSRQPWRVPSMIAGFNRLIDRFDPDIVHAHMMTGALISRFGSMRRRFALVTTVHHELQKSASLVRSGDRMVAVSDAVAKDLVARGIGAERLSVVRNGAIGAPRLVCRPAPKPLRLKHPNVVCVAGMYRRKGITDLLHAFALLREQSMHDREFIPEPHLYLVGDGPDRGAMETLAAELDLGATVHFTGFVADPRPYLAEADVFALLSLQDPSPLVIAEAREAGCAIVATRIGGIPELLDGGAAGVLVPDGNSAEAAAKLRWLLLDSQARGQLSARARQNLHQLSVERVSNEYLTIYQETLAERASQRPRAMPVGPRRTRARDGAV, via the coding sequence ATGCGAATAGTCCATCTAGCCAACCACGCACAGACGATTGGCAACGGCACCGTCAACATGATGGTGGATCTCGCCTGCATGCAGGCGCGCATGGGGCAGGAGGTAATCGTGGCGTCATCCGGCGGCGGATTCGAGCCGCTTTTGCGACGTCACGGCATCACGCATATTCCGTTGCAACAGTCGCGCCAGCCTTGGCGCGTCCCGTCGATGATCGCGGGCTTCAATCGCCTTATCGACCGATTCGATCCCGATATCGTGCACGCGCACATGATGACGGGCGCATTGATCTCGCGCTTTGGCAGCATGCGCCGCCGCTTCGCGCTCGTCACGACCGTGCACCATGAATTGCAGAAGAGCGCGTCGCTGGTGCGCTCGGGCGATCGCATGGTCGCCGTGAGCGATGCGGTCGCGAAGGATCTCGTCGCGCGCGGTATCGGGGCCGAGCGGCTTTCGGTCGTGCGCAATGGTGCGATAGGCGCGCCGCGGCTCGTGTGCCGTCCCGCGCCGAAACCCCTGCGTTTGAAGCATCCGAACGTGGTTTGCGTGGCGGGGATGTATCGAAGAAAGGGTATTACCGATTTGCTGCATGCATTCGCGCTGTTGCGCGAGCAATCGATGCACGACCGGGAATTCATACCGGAGCCGCATCTGTACCTGGTGGGCGACGGGCCCGATCGCGGCGCAATGGAAACGCTCGCCGCCGAGCTGGATCTGGGCGCGACGGTGCATTTCACCGGCTTTGTTGCGGACCCGCGTCCGTATCTCGCCGAAGCCGATGTCTTCGCGTTGCTGTCGCTTCAGGACCCGAGTCCGCTCGTGATCGCCGAGGCGCGCGAGGCAGGGTGCGCGATCGTTGCCACGCGTATCGGCGGTATCCCCGAATTACTCGATGGCGGCGCGGCGGGCGTGCTCGTGCCCGATGGCAATTCGGCCGAGGCGGCGGCGAAACTGCGCTGGCTGCTGCTCGACTCGCAGGCGCGCGGCCAACTGTCGGCGCGCGCGCGACAGAATCTGCATCAGCTTTCAGTCGAGCGCGTAAGCAACGAATACCTGACGATCTATCAGGAAACGCTCGCGGAACGCGCTTCGCAACGGCCGCGTGCGATGCCGGTCGGCCCGCGTCGCACGCGCGCGCGCGATGGCGCCGTATGA
- a CDS encoding GNAT family N-acetyltransferase, with amino-acid sequence MNWKALDFEQLTARELYLILRARSAVFVVEQSHVHLDPDGRDESGVHVFAAEDMTRSMPVLAYARIHEGDAEDPEVVVDKILTSPLRRGDGTAHALIERVLEVTAERWPGRGVRLTAPVSLRGFYEAFGFRKTEGPFLEHGMPYIGLTRKSRQTARETASASKAQLHANTYELL; translated from the coding sequence ATGAACTGGAAAGCCCTTGATTTCGAACAGCTCACTGCGCGAGAGCTTTATCTGATTCTGCGCGCACGCAGTGCGGTGTTCGTCGTCGAACAGTCGCATGTGCACCTCGATCCCGATGGCCGCGATGAAAGCGGCGTGCATGTCTTCGCAGCCGAAGACATGACTCGTTCGATGCCCGTGCTCGCCTATGCGCGCATTCACGAAGGCGACGCCGAAGACCCGGAAGTCGTCGTCGACAAGATCTTGACGAGCCCGCTGCGTCGCGGCGACGGCACGGCGCATGCGCTCATCGAACGCGTGCTCGAAGTGACCGCGGAACGTTGGCCCGGACGCGGCGTGCGCCTCACGGCGCCTGTGAGTCTGCGCGGCTTTTACGAAGCGTTCGGCTTTCGCAAGACCGAAGGTCCGTTCCTCGAACACGGCATGCCGTACATCGGTCTGACGCGAAAGAGCCGTCAGACGGCGCGCGAAACGGCGAGCGCCAGCAAGGCGCAACTGCACGCCAATACCTACGAGTTGCTGTAA
- a CDS encoding DUF1839 family protein produces the protein MNAFHTGGVTGSDAGRSRVVQLDPLRLRARRHHAHALHRGERIWRDGAGPVDLWIELLHGNGLEPRAALAYSVAQDFEDDQFTLGRMTPEDIEKLYGLQVQELSIFHSLEERALVQTRRANTVLIETDAFFLPDTRSASYHREHAKTTIGIDVIDPNARRLGYFHHTGYHLLDGDDYNGVLGLPASDASTLAATLFPHVEFVKRVREPLTGTALAEASADLLCAHLLRRPLHNPITRWRAAFPEHVDAMLARGDAYTQLYFANVMRQLGANFELLAHYLQWMREQGFDIPVQTHTSARKIASETMVMQCRLARSLSRHHHELCEASFDVLEDAYSRVVPPLAAIVC, from the coding sequence ATGAACGCGTTCCACACCGGCGGTGTGACGGGTTCCGACGCAGGCCGTTCGCGCGTCGTGCAACTCGACCCCTTGCGCCTGCGCGCGCGGCGGCATCACGCGCATGCGTTGCATCGTGGCGAGCGCATCTGGCGCGACGGCGCGGGACCCGTCGATCTCTGGATCGAGCTTCTGCATGGCAATGGTCTCGAACCGCGCGCGGCACTCGCGTATAGCGTCGCGCAAGACTTCGAGGACGACCAGTTCACGCTCGGCCGCATGACACCGGAAGACATCGAAAAGCTTTACGGCCTGCAAGTGCAGGAGCTTTCGATCTTCCATTCGCTCGAAGAACGCGCGCTCGTGCAGACGCGCCGCGCAAACACCGTGCTGATCGAAACGGATGCGTTCTTCTTGCCCGACACGCGGTCGGCTTCTTACCATCGCGAGCATGCGAAGACGACTATCGGCATCGATGTGATCGATCCCAATGCGCGGCGTCTCGGCTACTTTCATCACACGGGCTACCATCTGCTCGATGGCGATGACTACAACGGCGTGCTGGGCTTGCCCGCCAGCGACGCAAGCACGTTGGCCGCGACACTTTTCCCGCATGTCGAGTTCGTCAAGCGTGTACGTGAACCGCTTACCGGAACGGCCCTGGCGGAAGCATCGGCCGATCTGTTGTGCGCGCATTTGCTGCGACGTCCTTTGCACAATCCGATCACGCGCTGGCGTGCTGCCTTTCCCGAACATGTCGATGCCATGCTCGCGCGCGGTGACGCTTACACGCAGCTCTACTTCGCAAACGTAATGCGACAGCTCGGCGCGAACTTCGAACTGCTTGCGCACTACCTGCAATGGATGCGCGAGCAAGGCTTCGACATACCCGTGCAAACGCATACCAGCGCCCGCAAGATCGCAAGCGAGACCATGGTCATGCAATGCCGTCTCGCTCGCTCGCTTTCACGACACCATCACGAGCTTTGCGAAGCCTCTTTCGATGTTCTCGAAGATGCGTATTCGCGCGTAGTGCCGCCTCTCGCCGCTATAGTCTGTTGA
- a CDS encoding Crp/Fnr family transcriptional regulator translates to MLTLQSDLHGNHLLGALPAHEWQALTPHLELVQLRTEQLLCDSGQRIHHVYFPTTAIISLLHTMEDGGSVEIAAVGREGMTGVPVLTGGETMPTRVQVQCPGFAYRMSAQALRDQFARSDFLRRLMLLYMQALLTQVAQTAACNRHHSLNKQLCRWLLIEIDRTASNELQVTQQLIADMLGVRREGVTEAAGKLHDAGLIHHSRGCIKVVDREGLEARACECYGLVKREFDRLLPRMRVQENVSVPSA, encoded by the coding sequence ATGCTGACCCTCCAGTCCGACCTGCACGGCAACCATTTGCTTGGCGCGCTTCCGGCGCACGAATGGCAAGCACTGACTCCGCATCTCGAGCTCGTTCAACTGCGCACCGAACAACTGCTGTGCGATTCCGGCCAGCGCATTCATCACGTCTATTTCCCGACGACGGCCATCATCTCGTTGCTGCATACCATGGAAGATGGCGGTTCCGTCGAAATCGCGGCGGTCGGCCGCGAAGGCATGACGGGCGTGCCGGTGCTCACGGGCGGCGAAACCATGCCGACGCGCGTGCAAGTGCAGTGCCCCGGCTTCGCGTATCGCATGAGCGCGCAAGCGCTGCGCGACCAGTTCGCGCGTTCCGACTTCCTGCGCCGCCTGATGCTTCTCTATATGCAAGCGCTGCTCACGCAAGTCGCGCAGACGGCCGCATGCAACCGCCATCATTCGCTCAATAAGCAACTTTGCCGCTGGCTTCTGATCGAAATCGATCGTACGGCGTCCAACGAACTACAAGTGACGCAACAATTAATTGCCGATATGCTGGGCGTACGCCGTGAAGGCGTGACCGAAGCAGCCGGCAAGCTGCACGATGCGGGCCTCATCCATCACAGCCGCGGCTGTATCAAGGTGGTGGACCGCGAAGGGCTCGAAGCCCGCGCCTGCGAGTGCTACGGCCTCGTGAAGCGTGAATTCGACCGCCTGCTGCCGCGCATGCGCGTGCAGGAAAACGTCTCCGTTCCCAGCGCCTGA
- a CDS encoding undecaprenyl-phosphate glucose phosphotransferase encodes MFARSARCLDVFLIIAGGVIAHFMRFSSLDFSDVEKLLIAFNCVLALLLFPAFGVYEAWRGKPLPVMLARVTLAWVAVAAAALLLAFTLHRMDLVSRLWFAYSTLISGALIVVAKCAVYLSLRAMRGRGFNQRTVAIVGAQGFARTLLAHLSSTPEQGFTPVCLLDTTGDEELHASGVGSTLGASMRMPVLNDFDELVEKVRREEINEVWLALPLSQEHTIYRFVHALRHDFVNLRLIPDTRSISLFNHSMTDVAGLATINLTTSPVSTLQMWPKMLFDRLFAAAALLALSPLMIGISIAVKATSKGPVFFTQNRKGADGRPFRIYKFRSMAVHKETSGHVTQATRNDPRVTKIGAFLRRTSLDELPQFLNVLFGHMSVVGPRPHALEHDDLYKDLVYGYMFRYRIKPGITGWAQVNGYRGATEKVEKMQSRVKFDLFYIHNWSFWFDIKIVAMTMFKGFIGRNAF; translated from the coding sequence ATGTTCGCCCGCTCGGCACGTTGTCTCGACGTGTTCCTGATCATCGCAGGCGGGGTGATTGCGCACTTCATGCGCTTCTCCTCGCTCGATTTCAGCGATGTCGAAAAGTTGCTGATCGCGTTCAATTGCGTGCTCGCCCTCTTGCTGTTTCCGGCGTTCGGCGTGTACGAAGCCTGGCGCGGCAAGCCGTTGCCGGTGATGCTCGCACGCGTGACGCTCGCCTGGGTCGCGGTGGCGGCGGCGGCGCTTTTGCTGGCGTTCACGCTGCATCGGATGGATCTGGTCTCGCGTCTGTGGTTCGCTTATTCCACGCTGATTTCCGGCGCGTTGATCGTCGTCGCGAAGTGCGCGGTCTATCTGAGCCTTAGAGCCATGCGTGGCCGCGGCTTCAACCAGCGCACCGTGGCTATCGTCGGCGCGCAGGGTTTCGCGCGCACCTTGCTCGCGCACCTCAGCAGCACGCCCGAACAGGGTTTTACGCCGGTCTGCCTGCTCGATACGACCGGCGACGAGGAATTGCACGCGAGCGGCGTAGGCAGCACGCTGGGCGCTTCCATGCGCATGCCGGTGCTCAACGACTTCGACGAACTCGTCGAGAAAGTGCGCCGCGAAGAGATCAACGAAGTGTGGCTCGCGCTGCCGCTTTCGCAAGAGCACACCATCTACCGCTTCGTTCACGCGCTGCGCCATGACTTCGTGAATCTGCGTTTGATTCCAGACACCCGCAGCATCTCGCTCTTCAATCATTCGATGACGGATGTCGCCGGGCTCGCCACCATCAACCTGACGACCTCGCCGGTCAGCACGCTGCAAATGTGGCCGAAGATGCTGTTCGACCGCCTGTTCGCGGCCGCCGCACTCTTGGCGCTGTCGCCGCTCATGATCGGCATATCGATCGCGGTGAAGGCTACCTCGAAGGGACCGGTTTTCTTCACGCAGAACCGCAAGGGCGCTGACGGACGGCCGTTCCGCATCTACAAGTTCCGTTCGATGGCCGTGCACAAGGAAACGAGCGGCCATGTGACCCAGGCAACGCGCAACGACCCGCGTGTGACGAAGATCGGTGCATTCCTGCGCCGCACGAGTCTGGACGAGCTGCCGCAGTTCCTGAACGTACTGTTCGGACATATGTCGGTGGTGGGCCCGCGCCCGCACGCGCTCGAACACGACGACTTGTACAAGGATCTCGTCTACGGTTATATGTTCCGTTACCGCATCAAGCCGGGCATTACGGGTTGGGCGCAGGTGAACGGCTATCGTGGCGCGACCGAAAAAGTCGAGAAGATGCAGAGCCGCGTGAAGTTCGACCTGTTCTATATCCACAACTGGTCGTTCTGGTTCGACATCAAGATCGTCGCGATGACCATGTTCAAGGGCTTTATCGGACGTAACGCGTTCTGA